The DNA window TCAAAGCTCTGGGTATCGGGCTCTTTCAGGTGATGCGCTTTTTCGTTGGTCGGGCGGCGCCAGCCTCTCTTACGAAGAATGTCGCAAGGGAAGCCGTCCAAGAAAAAGAGCCTGCGCTATACACGGCTCAAACTATTCACAATATGTTGATGAGTAAAAGCAACCCTACGTTCACAGAACCTCAGGGCTGGTTTGCGCGTGCAGTGCACTCAATTTTTCCAGGGCTTATCGTTACTCCTTGGCCTATTCGGAACACCGCTCAAACGCTGGTTATGAAAATTACCCGAAGCCTCATTGCTTTAGGCGCATTTTTAGTGGCGTCTTTGGTTATCGTGATGGTATTTGCTGGGTCAGAGGGCGGTGACGCCGGAAGTGCGGTGATCACATTGGCGTTTCAGGTCGTATTGCTGGTCTATCTTGGCCTTGTTTGGGTAAAGCTGGGCAATCCTTTGGCACGTGAAAATATGACAAAGCTGCACACATACTCCAGTGGTGGCTTGGCCTTGGTGGTGGTGGGCGCCATCGTCATTCCGGTTTTGATGGCGCAAGGCTGGATCGCGCTTTGGCAAAACGTAAGCTTTCGAGACAGGGCGGCCTTTGTCGAATTGTTGCCGGCTCTTGAACCCATCTTCCGAACGGGAACCCTGCTCACATTGACCGTTGTCTGTGCAGCCGTGGTTGCGGCAGTGGCTGTGGTCTTGATCCGTGCTCGCATTCGGATGGTGGAGATCAAAACCAGCAGTTCCGAGAAGAACAGCAGCTGGCGTTTCGACTTGCATCCACGGCAAATCTTCACAACCCTGAGGGATCTGGTTTTGATGCAGCGCCGAGAGCAGGAATTGCCGAATCGCATGTATCAGGATGACAATGATACAGGGCAGGCAAACCGTGATAACGAACAGTTTAACGGCGATTTGATCACTGAGATTCAACCTGTCGTTGAAGAGGTTTCTGAGCCTGCCACTATGCGGTACGCACGGATTGCGGGCACGGTGACGGCACAAGTGCTCATGCTGATCGGCGCGATTCTGTTCTGGCAGGGCGCGGACAGTGTGTTGGTTCACATGAGCGTATGGGATCTGCTTGTCTCTCAGCGTGCCAGTGTAGGCGTGTTGCTCGATCAGCTGTTGATTCCGGTAGGCGGAACAGTCGCTATGCTGCTTGCGGGTTTTCTGATGATGGGCTTTGGTCGCACGCTGGACAGAATCTGCCATATGTTCTGGGCTGAAATTTTCTTCCGCTCCAAAGTGTTTGATTTTCACTGTGAAGGCACCGTTATGCGCGCGACTCATTATCGCGGCGCGGATCGCCACAGTTCATCCAGTGAGCAGGACGTTTTCACTTTTGATGCGACCTATTTTGCGTTGGCTGCCGACTTTGTCAGTTCCACCTTTGCGGTTTCGGGGCAATATAATCTGGAACAGCCTCGCTACGTTTTGTCGATGAGCCCCTGCGATGGTTTTATGAACAGCATTGTGGGCGACTTGGAAGATGAATTCCGTCGCAGAGATGACGAAATCCAAAGCGACAAGAAGGCGGATAAAGAGCAACGGCTTGATTATATTCGCCAGGAGCAAGAGGCACGCCGCACCGGTGATTTGGCAGCTCAGGGTTTGACGTCTCCGCAGCAAAGGGCGATAGAGTCTGAGATGCCGGTTGACGCAGACCGAGAGAAGATTAGTCGTTGGGAAGGTGAGGCAGACTAAGATGAGCCCTAGGGAAGGCTAAGCGCTCTACTGTGTTGTCAAATAGGCGGCAAGCGATTCAATATCCCCGTCAGACAACACCGTAGCAATCCCAATCATCGGAGTGCTGTGCTGCGTCGGGTCCATATGTTTGAAACGGTTAAGTGCAATGCCCAGATACTCCGCAGGCTGCCCCGCCAACCTTGGCATATTCTGAAAGCCCTGAGCCATCTGCCCATGACACCCCGCACAACGTATTTTAAATAAGGATTCACCGGCGTCGATGAGGGCTGGATTCGGGCTTGGGCGAGCATTTGCCTTCTGCTGGCTGAAATAAACCGCGATATTGATTTGCTCGTCTACGGATAGAGTTTTCGCGAGCTTAGACATGACGTAGTCTTCGCGCGTGCCGTTCCCGAATTTTTCAAATTGATCGAAGAGGTACTGCGGGTGTTGCGCCGCTAGATTCGGGATGTAATCGCGTTTGCTATTACCGTCTTTCCCGTGGCAGTAACCGCAAAACCGGATCCGCTCCTGGCCAGCTTCGTAGGCGGCTTGCCGCCCTTGATCATCGGCCATAATGGCTCGTAACTCCGACATGACATCGGTGCTTTCCGCCTGAACCAGCGCCGAGAAGCTCATGCCCGCCACAACCAAGAAGTATCTAATTCGAAGACCAAAAATCATACTGCACCCTTTAGTTCGGACTGTAGTCCGGAAAACAATGCAGGTTAGCGTCGACATAAGAGTGAGGTCTTGAGAAAGGTCAATAAAAACGGAATCTTGGACAGGGGCCAAACGCCCTGAGCATCTCGTCACAGAAAATGCACGGGGGTCTGGCTTAGCAAAGTTTGGTAACATGGGCGAATGCTAAGCAGGGAGCGACTGATCATGCACTACAGTTCAATACTACCGGATGTCATTAAAATCGCAGATGAAGCCAGTGAGCGGGTTCTGCACATCTATCAATCCGATTTCAAAGTGCAGTATAAAGAGGATCATTCGCCCATCACGGCGGCAGACATGGCCAGCCATGAAATGATCGTGAAAGGGCTGCGAAGCATCAGTCGCGACATCCCGATTCTTTCGGAAGAAGGCGAGCAGGTGCCTTGGGAAGAACGCAAACACTGGCGTCGGTTCTGGTTGATAGACCCTATCGACGGCACTAAAGAGTTCACGCAGCGTAGCAGCGAGTTCACGGTCAACATTGCCTTGATTGAAGACGGCCAACCCATCATGGGCGTGGTAACGGCCCCTGCATTAAAGGAGGCTTATTGGGGTATAAAGGGTGAGGGCGCTTTTAAGCGCGACCGAACCGGCCGCACCCATCGCATCCATGTGGCCGAGCCAAAGGGTATCAAGCGAGTGGTAGCCAGCAAAAACCATCTCACCGATGAAACCCGCGCCTTTATCGAAACCCTGGGTGAACACGAAACCGTTCAGGCCGGCAGTTCTCTTAAATTCTGCCGTATCGCCGAAGGCCACGCCGACATCTATCCCCGTATGGGTCTTACCTGCGAATGGGACACCGCCGCTGCACACGCCGTGCTATTGGCTGCCGGCGGCAAAGTACAAACGCTGCATAACACTCCACTGCAGTACGGCAAAGAAGACATCCTTAACCCGCACTTCATCGCGGCAGGTAGTTGGTACTTTTAGAGATTGGGTTTTTTATGATTTGGTACGCGCTTCAGCATAAGCCGGCACAAGGTGATCGGGCGGTTCAGCATTTGCAGAATCAAGAGATTGCCTGTTTTTACCCGAAGATCGAGGTGGAGAAAATTAAGGCGGGTAAGCGTGCTAGGAGGCTAGAGCCGCTGTTTCCCGGGTATATCTTTGTGAGGCTGGAACAAACCGACCCGATGTGGGCGAAGCTACGCTCCACTCGCGGTGTGCTGCGCATGGTCAGTTTTGCCAACAAGCCGGCGGCGATTGCCGATGAGGTGGTTGAGCACATCAAAACCAGTATGGGCAAGGTGGCGGAGCAGGGCGGTATTAAAGCGGGACAAGCAATAGAGTTAGACGATGGCCCGTTCAAGGGTCTGGGGGTCATCTTTCAGGCTTACGATGGCGAAGAACGCGCCATAGTGCTCATCAGCTTTATGCAGAAACAGCAGCGGGTGAGTGTGCCGGTGTCGGCGATTCGGCCGTGAGTCAAGCGTGGCTCGGGGTGCATTCAGAGCTGTTGAATGTGTCCGGGCTTACCCCATATTGGGCCTTTTACAAAAGTTTACGTTAGTAACTTGTTGATTATCTATATGCAAAAGTAATTGTCACTTGTTTGTCGCTCAGCTTCTAGTAGAATTCCCCACCGCTTCGGAATAGTATTTTTTTCATAAACCTGACAGGGATCACGTTAGGGCCTTCCTTTTTTGGCTTTCTTCCCTGCACTGAAAAAGTAAATCGTATGCCTTTAACGCACTGGACTCGGGTCGGTGGGGCGGTAGCGTGCCTGATCGGCCTTGTTTCGACCTCGGCCACCTATGCCTCACCTTGGATCGAACCCGGCGATGCTCGTGCCCGTTTTGCACTGCAAAAGCTGGCGGATCGCGGTCATTTTGATCGAACCGTTTCTACCTGGCCGGTGATGTGGAGTAGCGTGGCGAAAGATATCAATGACAGTGTCACCTCGGATGTCACCGCAACAGCCGGTGCCGTGGCTTATTTGAACGCCGAACAACAGGCGCAGTTTTCCGGTGGAACCCGGGCCGAGCTCACGTTGGCGGGCAGTTCCGAACAGCCGTTAGTTCAGGGCTTTGGTGATACCCGCCAGGAAGAAGGGCAGGCAACATTAGATTTGCAATGGCAGGGCGAACATTGGGCACTTGGCCTATCGCCTTCGGTTGTCGCTAACCCGACAGACGACGAAGAATACCGTTACGATGGCAGCTACCTCGCTGCAACGCTTGGCAACTGGGTGTTTGGCGCAGGTGCTATAGACCGCTGGTGGGGGCCGGGTTGGCAGTCTAGTTTGATTCTTTCCAATAACGCCCGGCCCATTCCGGCTGTTTGGCTTAATCGAAAGCGGGATCTCGCGCCCACGACATCGTGGCTGAGCTGGATTGGCCCTTGGAATTTCACCCTCTTTGCCGGTCAGTATCAGGATGAGCGAGTGATTGACGCCCCCAAACTCATTGGAATGCGCATTACATTCCGCCCAATACAGGGCCTTGATGTAGGCCTCTCACGGGCCATTATGTTCGGCGGCGAAGGTCGGCCTGAAAACGGCTCCACTTTGTGGAATGCCCTAACGGGTAGAGACAACAGCCAAGACGGTGGCGAAAACGACCCGGGCAACCAGCTTGCCAGTATCGACATACGCTACGGTTTTTCCGTGGGCAGCCAAAGTATGGGGCTGTACACCCAAATGATGGGTGAAGACGAAGCAGGAGCTTTTCCCGCACGGAAATCCTGGTTGTTGGGGTTGGATTGGACTACGGATTTCCTCAACACAGACCAGCAATGGTTCTTGGAATATGCCAACACTACGGCGGACGACCTCTTTGGCGACGCCATGCCCAATGTTACGTACAACCACTTTAACTACAATACCGGCTACCGACACCACGGCCGAAACTTTGCTAGCACTTTCGAAGGCGACGCCGAAGCTATCTCCCTTGGCGCGTTCCAGTTTTTCGATAACGGCGACAACCTCTCTGCGACAATCAGCTACGCAGAACTGAACAGTGACGGCGCTGTACGCACTGTGATGCCAGATCCCAACGTGCAGTACTTTATTCCCGCAAACAACCAGAAAGTCGGCATTCTTAATCTTGGTTATAGCACCGATTTCCTCAGGGGCCGGCTGGAACTGAACTTGCGTGGCACCGACAAGAAAATTGAGTTGGCTTCTGGTGAGCTCGATCAGTGGTCTGTCGGCGCGAGTTGGCGTTATCGCTTCTAGGGTTTGCTTTCTGGGACCCTAGGTATGCAACAAAGTAAAGTTCCGGTTATTATCGGCTCCCAAACAACCAAAATTGCCCCGGCACCACGACTATGTTTTTAAGGATTTTGCTCCCTTTCGCTTTATTGGCTCTGCAAGGCTGCGCCTTCGCACCTGGGTCGCACATCAGTACTGGCGGCTGGAATGCCGATTACGAAAGCCCGAAAGAAGAAGACCTCTCGAGCTTGGTGAACGTCAGCCGCATTGGACCTGATACCTTGCGCCACGCCATAGTGGCTGAAGTGCCCGCACCCAGGACGGAGCTCATTCGTGACGATAGTGCATATGAATACCGCATCGGCATTGGCGACGTTCTGCAGGTAACGGTCTGGGACCATCCGGAACTCACCATACCCGCCGGCTCTAACCGTAGCTCACAAGAATCCGGCAACGTGGTAAATGAGAACGGTACTATCTACTACCCGTACATTGGCTATGTGGATGTGGCAGGGCTCACGACGCTGGAAATCCGTGAAGAAATCGCCAATCGTTTATCCACCTACATTGAGTCGCCCCAGGTAGATGTGTCTGTGGCCGGTTTTCGCAGTCAGCGGGTTTATGTGAGCGGCGCGGTTGAAAAACCGGGGGTTTACCCGCTCACGAATGTACCCACGCGCATCGTCGATGCCATCAGTCAGGCGGGCGGGTTGGATATGTCAGAAGGTGCAGACTGGCGCAACGTAACCCTTACCCGTGATGGCATGGATTATCGCCTCTCATTGAAAGCCGTGTACGAACAGGGCAACAAGTTGCATAACGTGTTGCTGCAAAGTGGCGATGTGATCAACGTTCCACTGGGTGACGATCAGAAAGTGTTTGTGTTGGGCGAAGTGGGCACCACGAAAACCCTGCCGATGGGGCGAAATGGTCTTACCCTGGCCGAGGCGATTTCGAATGTGGGTGGCCTGGATCAGCGCCAGTCGGATGCAACGGGAGTGTTCGTAGTAAGACGCTCAGAAAACGCCTCACCAGACAGCAAATACTTGATTGACATGTATCAGTTGAACTTGAAAGACGCGACAGCCCTGGTGTTGGCCGACAGCTTTAATTTGCAAAATCGCGACATGGTCTATGTTACTGCTGCCCCTCTGGCGCGCTGGAACCGCGTAGTATCGTTGTTGGTGCCATCCTTCTCGGCCCTGTTCCTGGGTGACCGGGCCCTTAATCTCGGTAACTGAGCCTAAGCCCATGTTTAATCATATATTGGTGCTTTGCGTGGGCAACATTTGCCGTAGCCCGGTTGCAGAAGCATTGTTGAAAAGGAGCCTGCCAGAAAAGACCGTCGAATCTGCAGGATTGGGTGCGCTCGTAGATCATGGCGCAGACGCAACGGCGGCTGGCCTGGCAGAGCAGGCGGGCCTGGATCTCAGCCAGCACCGTGCAAGGCAAGTAACGATCGATCACCTGCGGCGAGCCGATCTTATTTTGGTTATGAGTGAAGGGCAGCGGGCCCAGGTTCGCTCGCTGGACCCAACGGCCGCGGGTAAAACCATGCTGCTTAGCCACTGGCTACCGGGAAAGCCGGACGTTCCAGACCCCTATAAAAAAAGCCGCGAAGCTTTCGTGCACGTACATCAACTACTCGAAGAAGCCGTACACGCCTGGCTTCCCCGATTGAAATAACAGCAAGAGCGACGAATGACTCAAGCAAACAATGCTTCAACGCGTACCCGCGAAACCGCACAAGATAACGATGAAATTGATATTGGTTTTCTACTGGGCAGCCTGTGGGATCATAAAATATTCATCGTCATTCTGACGGTTGTTCTCGCACTGGCTGGCCTTGTCTACGCCACTTTGGCAACACCTGAATACAAAGCGGATGCGCTGGTGCAGATTGAGCAAAAATCCGGCACGATCGGTGGTGCTGATATGAACAAATTGCTAGGCGAACAGGAACCCAGCACCAGTACCGAAGTTGAGATACTACGCTCACGCCTGATTCTCGGACAGGTTGTAGATCAGACCGGCTTGGCTGTAGAGATTGTTCCAAGCACGTGGCCGGTAATTGGTGACTGGTTGTTACGCAAAGGCATCAAACGCCCCAGTCTTGCAGAGGGAAGTAACACGGTGTGGGCGGGCGACACGCTGCGCATAGGGCGGCTAGTAACCGCTCACAACAGCGAGACGCTGCAGTTCACCTTGCGCTCCGATGGCAACAATAGTTACACGCTGTTAAACGGACATGGTGATAGCTTGGGGAAGGGAATCGTGGGCGAGATGCTCACAATAGAAAAACCATGGATTGAGCTAACTGTTTCTGAGCTAAGCGCTCCCGCCGGTGCTACTTTCATCGTGGTTAAGAAAAGCCGGCTCGCAGCAATCAGAGGTTTATTGAGACGCCTGAGCATTAACACCTTAGGTAAGGATACCGGCATGCTCCGGTTGGAGCTGAAAGGTGTGAACGAACAAGAGCTCGTAAGTAGCCTGAATGCCATGAACGAGGTCTTCCTCACTCAGAACGTAGCCCGCCAAGCTGCCGAGGCCGATAAAAGCCTGGAATTTCTGGAAGAGCAAGCCCCTAAGGTTCGAGAGCAGCTAAACGAAGCAGAAAACCGCTTAAACGAATACCGTCTGCAAAGCGACAGCATTGACCTGAGTTTTGAAACCGAGAATGCACTGAACAGTTTGGTGGCGATTGAGAGTAGTTTGAACGAACTGCAGTTACAGGAATCTGAGCTGGCTCGCCGTTTTACCCCCAATCATCCGGTTTACCGCTCGCTTCTTGAAAAGAAAGAACAATTGGTGCGGGAAAAGGAACGCTTGGAAGAGCGCACCGGTAACCTGCCAGAAACCCAGCAGCAAATCCTGCGCCTGAGCCGCGATGTAAAAGTCACTCAAGAAATCTACGTGCAACTGCTCAACCGCATGCAGGAACTGCGCCTGGCCCGGGCTGGCACCGTAGGTAACGTTCGCATACTGGACGACGCCGTAGTGCAAGGCCAGGTAGCGCCCAAACGCAACTTGATTGTCGCCGTGGCAGGCATGAGTGGGCTGCTGCTGGCCATGATCATCGTGCTGCTCCGTGCCGCCTTTAACCGTGGACTTGTCTCCCCTGAACAATTGGAGGAGCTGGACTTTCCGGTATACGCAACCGTGCCGCTTTCTGAAGAAGAAAAACGCCGCAACGAGAAAGCGAAGAATTCCCGAGGTAAGCGGACAAACCGAGGGTTGTTAGCGGTGCGCAACCCCGCGGATCTCTCCATTGAAGCCATTCGAAGCCTGCGTACCTCGCTACACTTCGCCATGATGGAAAGTACCGACAACCGCTTGGTAATTACGGGCCCAAGCCCGAGTATCGGTAAAAGTTTCACGTCGACCAACCTCGCCGCAATCTGTGCGCAGGCCGGCCAGAGAGTGGTAGTGGTGGACGGCGATATGCGCAAAGGCCATGTACATCAAGAGCTAGGCCAGGATTCAAAAGATGGCTTATCAGATGTGCTCTCTGGGCAGTTGGAATTCGATCAAGCCGTGCGAGCCTCAGAATTGGACGGCCTAAGCTGGGTAAGCCGCGGCAGCGCACCGCCCAACCCCTCGGAGTTGCTCATGCAGGCGCGTTTTACGGAGTTTATGGATTACCTGAGCAACCATTTTGACCTGGTGATCATAGACACGCCACCGATCCTAGCCGTAACCGATGCGGCGATTATCGGAAAACAGTGCGGCACCACTCTGATGGTTGTTCGTTTCGGTGTAACCACACCAAAAGAAGTCCAGATAGCCGAAACCCGCCTAGCGAACGGTGGCGTGCCTATCAAAGGTGTGATTCTAAACGCCATGGAAAAGAAGGCAGCCACCAGTTATGGATACTACGGCTACTACAACTACGCCTACAAATCCGAGTAGGAAAGCAGCACCAATCCGGCAATCTACAAAGGGGTCTGACCCCACGAGGTCAGACCCCACCCAAGGCCTGAATCAGTCACCAATAAAGCGTCTATTAATGTTCTCCCAGCTAAAAGAGCTTTACTCCCTCTTAACCGAAGACCAGCGCAAAAAGCTCCTTCGCCTCCAGTTCCTGGTAGTCCTCATGGCCTTCGCAGAGCTAGGCAGCGTCCTCTCCATCGGCCCTTTCATGGCCTTGGTAGGAGATATGAGCCAGCTCCAGGACGATGGCATAGTAAGTGACATCTACCGCCTCAGCGGTCTTGAAGACCCACGCACATTCCTGTTCTGGACAGGTATCGCCGTTTTGGTAGCGCTCACCATCGCCGCACTCATCTCAATGTTCACCATCTGGCGCCTATCAATGTACGGCGCACGGGTGGGTGCGGAACTTAGCAGTCGCCTTTACAAGCACTACATGCACCAACCCTGGCTGTTCCACGCCAGTGGCAGCAGCAGCCAGCTCACCAACCAAATCGCACAGGAATGCGGGCGAATTACTGGCGGCATCATCAACCCTTTAATGCAGATGAATGCTCGCATCGTGATGGCAGCACTCATGGCAGTAGCAATCTTTATCTTTAACCCGGCGGTTGCTATCACCGGATTGGTCATCTTCGCAGTAGCCTATATGGCCATGTATAGAATCGTTCGCCAACGGCTGATCAGAAATGGCGGAACCATCACTTCTGCCCAGCGTATGCGCTTCAAGTTAATGGGTGAGGGGTTTGGAGGCATTAAGGATGCACTGCTGCTTGGCAGGCAGCAGGTTTTCACGGATCGGTTTGACCAAGCCAGTATCCGCTTTGCCGACGCCCAAGGCAAAAACCAGGTAATGAGCCAGGTCCCCCGATTTGTAATGGAGCTTGTGGCTTTTGGCAGCGTCATCTTCCTCATTCTGTACCTGCTTGCCGCGCACGACGGCAATCTGGGCACCATACTGCCATTGCTCTCCGTTTATGCTCTGGCGGGTTTCAAGTTGCTGCCAGCATTTCAGCAGATTTACAGCAGCATCTCCGGCATACGAGGCAATCTGGTTGCCTTCGAAGGGCTCCGGGATGACCTGAGAGCCAGCGCAACAGCAACCCTGAAGCTAACCCTCCCTGACAACGATGGGGAGCACTTAACGCACCTCAATGCTATAGAACTGAAAAACATACAGTTCACTTACCCCGGTAAAGCAGAGCCTGCGCTCCGTGATCTAACAATGACCATTGGCGTAAACAAAGTCATCGGCCTTGTAGGCTCCTCTGGATCCGGTAA is part of the Marinobacter sp. JH2 genome and encodes:
- a CDS encoding polysaccharide biosynthesis tyrosine autokinase, with product MTQANNASTRTRETAQDNDEIDIGFLLGSLWDHKIFIVILTVVLALAGLVYATLATPEYKADALVQIEQKSGTIGGADMNKLLGEQEPSTSTEVEILRSRLILGQVVDQTGLAVEIVPSTWPVIGDWLLRKGIKRPSLAEGSNTVWAGDTLRIGRLVTAHNSETLQFTLRSDGNNSYTLLNGHGDSLGKGIVGEMLTIEKPWIELTVSELSAPAGATFIVVKKSRLAAIRGLLRRLSINTLGKDTGMLRLELKGVNEQELVSSLNAMNEVFLTQNVARQAAEADKSLEFLEEQAPKVREQLNEAENRLNEYRLQSDSIDLSFETENALNSLVAIESSLNELQLQESELARRFTPNHPVYRSLLEKKEQLVREKERLEERTGNLPETQQQILRLSRDVKVTQEIYVQLLNRMQELRLARAGTVGNVRILDDAVVQGQVAPKRNLIVAVAGMSGLLLAMIIVLLRAAFNRGLVSPEQLEELDFPVYATVPLSEEEKRRNEKAKNSRGKRTNRGLLAVRNPADLSIEAIRSLRTSLHFAMMESTDNRLVITGPSPSIGKSFTSTNLAAICAQAGQRVVVVDGDMRKGHVHQELGQDSKDGLSDVLSGQLEFDQAVRASELDGLSWVSRGSAPPNPSELLMQARFTEFMDYLSNHFDLVIIDTPPILAVTDAAIIGKQCGTTLMVVRFGVTTPKEVQIAETRLANGGVPIKGVILNAMEKKAATSYGYYGYYNYAYKSE
- a CDS encoding low molecular weight protein-tyrosine-phosphatase, with amino-acid sequence MFNHILVLCVGNICRSPVAEALLKRSLPEKTVESAGLGALVDHGADATAAGLAEQAGLDLSQHRARQVTIDHLRRADLILVMSEGQRAQVRSLDPTAAGKTMLLSHWLPGKPDVPDPYKKSREAFVHVHQLLEEAVHAWLPRLK
- a CDS encoding ABC transporter ATP-binding protein, which codes for MFSQLKELYSLLTEDQRKKLLRLQFLVVLMAFAELGSVLSIGPFMALVGDMSQLQDDGIVSDIYRLSGLEDPRTFLFWTGIAVLVALTIAALISMFTIWRLSMYGARVGAELSSRLYKHYMHQPWLFHASGSSSQLTNQIAQECGRITGGIINPLMQMNARIVMAALMAVAIFIFNPAVAITGLVIFAVAYMAMYRIVRQRLIRNGGTITSAQRMRFKLMGEGFGGIKDALLLGRQQVFTDRFDQASIRFADAQGKNQVMSQVPRFVMELVAFGSVIFLILYLLAAHDGNLGTILPLLSVYALAGFKLLPAFQQIYSSISGIRGNLVAFEGLRDDLRASATATLKLTLPDNDGEHLTHLNAIELKNIQFTYPGKAEPALRDLTMTIGVNKVIGLVGSSGSGKSTAIDILLGLIQPDKGELLIDGEPITRQQLRAWQNSLGFVPQSIFLADSSIRENIAFGLPPELVDDEKVQRAATMAHLDELLEELPEGLNTRVGERGVQLSGGQRQRIGIARALYHDADVLILDEATSALDGITEKLIMDAIHDFSGKKTIIMIAHRLATIRKCDEIFLLSRGSVIDKGSYKELLTSNPTFQQMERQ
- a CDS encoding capsule assembly Wzi family protein, which translates into the protein MPLTHWTRVGGAVACLIGLVSTSATYASPWIEPGDARARFALQKLADRGHFDRTVSTWPVMWSSVAKDINDSVTSDVTATAGAVAYLNAEQQAQFSGGTRAELTLAGSSEQPLVQGFGDTRQEEGQATLDLQWQGEHWALGLSPSVVANPTDDEEYRYDGSYLAATLGNWVFGAGAIDRWWGPGWQSSLILSNNARPIPAVWLNRKRDLAPTTSWLSWIGPWNFTLFAGQYQDERVIDAPKLIGMRITFRPIQGLDVGLSRAIMFGGEGRPENGSTLWNALTGRDNSQDGGENDPGNQLASIDIRYGFSVGSQSMGLYTQMMGEDEAGAFPARKSWLLGLDWTTDFLNTDQQWFLEYANTTADDLFGDAMPNVTYNHFNYNTGYRHHGRNFASTFEGDAEAISLGAFQFFDNGDNLSATISYAELNSDGAVRTVMPDPNVQYFIPANNQKVGILNLGYSTDFLRGRLELNLRGTDKKIELASGELDQWSVGASWRYRF
- a CDS encoding polysaccharide export protein, with the protein product MFLRILLPFALLALQGCAFAPGSHISTGGWNADYESPKEEDLSSLVNVSRIGPDTLRHAIVAEVPAPRTELIRDDSAYEYRIGIGDVLQVTVWDHPELTIPAGSNRSSQESGNVVNENGTIYYPYIGYVDVAGLTTLEIREEIANRLSTYIESPQVDVSVAGFRSQRVYVSGAVEKPGVYPLTNVPTRIVDAISQAGGLDMSEGADWRNVTLTRDGMDYRLSLKAVYEQGNKLHNVLLQSGDVINVPLGDDQKVFVLGEVGTTKTLPMGRNGLTLAEAISNVGGLDQRQSDATGVFVVRRSENASPDSKYLIDMYQLNLKDATALVLADSFNLQNRDMVYVTAAPLARWNRVVSLLVPSFSALFLGDRALNLGN
- a CDS encoding c-type cytochrome; protein product: MIFGLRIRYFLVVAGMSFSALVQAESTDVMSELRAIMADDQGRQAAYEAGQERIRFCGYCHGKDGNSKRDYIPNLAAQHPQYLFDQFEKFGNGTREDYVMSKLAKTLSVDEQINIAVYFSQQKANARPSPNPALIDAGESLFKIRCAGCHGQMAQGFQNMPRLAGQPAEYLGIALNRFKHMDPTQHSTPMIGIATVLSDGDIESLAAYLTTQ
- the cysQ gene encoding 3'(2'),5'-bisphosphate nucleotidase CysQ, giving the protein MHYSSILPDVIKIADEASERVLHIYQSDFKVQYKEDHSPITAADMASHEMIVKGLRSISRDIPILSEEGEQVPWEERKHWRRFWLIDPIDGTKEFTQRSSEFTVNIALIEDGQPIMGVVTAPALKEAYWGIKGEGAFKRDRTGRTHRIHVAEPKGIKRVVASKNHLTDETRAFIETLGEHETVQAGSSLKFCRIAEGHADIYPRMGLTCEWDTAAAHAVLLAAGGKVQTLHNTPLQYGKEDILNPHFIAAGSWYF
- the rfaH gene encoding transcription/translation regulatory transformer protein RfaH; amino-acid sequence: MIWYALQHKPAQGDRAVQHLQNQEIACFYPKIEVEKIKAGKRARRLEPLFPGYIFVRLEQTDPMWAKLRSTRGVLRMVSFANKPAAIADEVVEHIKTSMGKVAEQGGIKAGQAIELDDGPFKGLGVIFQAYDGEERAIVLISFMQKQQRVSVPVSAIRP